In Paenibacillus sp. BIC5C1, a genomic segment contains:
- a CDS encoding vWA domain-containing protein, with translation MQRKINLLLVLFSLIGGAVGFAAGEIMLRQWLGEMPRLLLMGLYFGVLALSVGLFCLLAEMISPKLNGASWKLRYLGLSWKLLVPATLALLFVVGLALQLLYQINPGGVKQVKDIVLMIDNSGSMSETDPDNGRFEAAKTLISQMESDKQVAVITFDDQPELLQPFTPLDSEAAKNEVYSKIDGIVTTSGGTNFDAVLWEAMEQIKGKQDPKRGTVAILLSDGFSDADTSGILSEYANEQIAVNTVGLSLVDPSGTDLLRHIAQQTGGMYYDVPDSGGLNLAFQQIYDTIDERTLVTERTGMMEHSTYLAIFRVAALLLIGVALGVSLGLVFDNRHLALSFGIGGAVSGLLAGLLLEWGLDGSSVGDTFVRFGAMLILSGVLTLFSWIIPIKENTPRKTRGRRDAGGGTNSVEGFGQRARDSRSKGF, from the coding sequence ATGCAGCGAAAAATCAATCTTCTCCTGGTCCTGTTCAGCCTGATTGGCGGAGCTGTGGGCTTTGCGGCTGGAGAAATCATGCTGCGTCAGTGGCTCGGGGAAATGCCCCGTCTATTGCTGATGGGATTATACTTTGGCGTGTTGGCGCTTAGCGTGGGATTATTCTGTTTACTGGCAGAGATGATCTCGCCAAAGCTGAACGGAGCTTCCTGGAAGCTGCGATATCTGGGACTTTCCTGGAAACTGCTGGTTCCGGCAACGCTGGCGCTGTTGTTTGTCGTCGGACTTGCCCTGCAATTGCTCTATCAGATTAATCCGGGCGGTGTGAAGCAAGTCAAGGATATCGTGCTGATGATCGATAACTCGGGCAGCATGAGTGAGACAGATCCGGATAACGGTCGCTTTGAAGCGGCCAAAACACTGATTAGCCAAATGGAAAGCGATAAACAGGTGGCAGTGATTACCTTTGATGATCAACCCGAGCTGCTACAGCCGTTCACCCCGTTGGACAGCGAAGCTGCCAAAAATGAGGTGTACAGCAAAATTGACGGCATCGTTACGACCTCGGGCGGAACTAATTTCGATGCAGTGCTGTGGGAAGCGATGGAGCAGATTAAGGGCAAACAGGACCCGAAACGCGGAACGGTAGCGATCCTGTTATCCGATGGATTCAGTGATGCAGACACATCCGGCATTTTGTCTGAGTATGCGAATGAACAGATTGCCGTCAATACGGTAGGTTTGAGTCTGGTAGACCCTTCCGGAACCGACTTGCTGCGTCATATCGCACAGCAGACAGGCGGTATGTACTATGATGTGCCAGATTCCGGGGGACTTAATCTGGCATTCCAGCAAATTTACGATACGATTGATGAACGAACGCTGGTGACCGAGCGTACAGGCATGATGGAGCACAGTACGTATCTGGCTATTTTCCGAGTGGCTGCTTTACTGTTGATTGGTGTCGCACTGGGAGTGTCGCTCGGACTTGTATTTGATAATCGTCATCTCGCACTCAGTTTCGGAATTGGTGGTGCCGTATCTGGTTTATTGGCAGGACTTCTGCTCGAATGGGGTCTGGACGGATCATCGGTTGGTGATACATTTGTAAGATTCGGAGCGATGCTCATATTATCTGGTGTGTTAACCCTGTTCAGCTGGATCATTCCGATCAAGGAGAATACACCGCGGAAGACGCGTGGACGCCGCGATGCTGGTGGAGGAACCAATTCGGTGGAAGGATTCGGTCAGCGGGCAAGAGATTCGCGCAGCAAAGGATTTTGA
- a CDS encoding beta-mannanase: protein MRFTDADPSAPLIRRLTLAVDESQCTLRWLWPESVEAVYVERLELDMMGDDRTGEQTAQGKLKLYTKEEYKASNGYTDRITGFGAIRYTVYVCQMQEDGPVLVRQHDGDNTVVASAGKADIRFSIRYKSGFFQKRKSVLMTVTTEAPVPKEALCYVRKQGGVPLNKEDGTVYPFVSDFAPGRNEMPPVEVAKDDYVRLFFTDGPKYGAAYRLISD from the coding sequence ATGCGTTTTACGGATGCAGACCCTTCAGCGCCCCTGATTCGCAGACTGACACTTGCAGTGGATGAGAGCCAGTGTACACTTCGCTGGCTCTGGCCAGAGAGCGTGGAAGCTGTATATGTTGAACGGCTGGAGCTCGATATGATGGGTGATGATCGTACCGGGGAACAGACTGCACAGGGCAAGCTGAAGTTATATACGAAAGAAGAATATAAGGCGAGCAATGGATATACGGATCGAATCACGGGTTTTGGTGCCATTCGGTACACGGTGTATGTGTGTCAAATGCAGGAAGACGGGCCGGTTCTGGTGCGTCAGCATGATGGAGACAACACGGTAGTTGCCAGTGCAGGCAAGGCGGATATTCGCTTTTCGATCCGATACAAGAGCGGTTTTTTTCAGAAGCGAAAAAGTGTATTGATGACCGTCACAACGGAAGCACCTGTTCCGAAGGAGGCGCTCTGTTATGTTCGCAAGCAAGGCGGGGTTCCGTTGAATAAGGAAGATGGCACGGTGTACCCTTTTGTGAGTGATTTTGCTCCAGGGAGAAATGAGATGCCACCCGTCGAGGTCGCAAAGGACGATTACGTGAGGCTGTTCTTCACGGACGGACCAAAGTATGGAGCCGCCTATAGGCTTATATCAGACTAG
- a CDS encoding FAD-dependent oxidoreductase has translation MKIAVIGCTHAGTAAIVNTAKLYPDATITVYERNDNISFLSCGIALYVGGVVKDPDGLFYSSPNQLAELGVVTKMLHEVTSVDAAGHKLQAKNLKTGEEFEDTFDKLIVTTGSWPVVPKLEGIEMDNILLCKNYNHSNTIIEKAKHAKRITVVGAGYIGIELVEAFQMNGKEVTLIDSVDRILNKYLDPEFTDAIEETLTGHGIKLALGQTVQKFTGENGKVNKVITSKGEFDTDLVILCIGFRPNTELLKGQVDMLPNGAIIVDKYMQTSQKDVFAAGDSCAIHYNPTGKAAYIPLATNAVRMGTLVARNLVRPTTPYMGTQGTSGIKIYEQNIAGTGLTETSAADEGLVVEAVTLEDAYRPEFMPTAEKLLLKVIYEQATRRIVGAQVMSQADLTQSINTISVCIQNNMTVDELAFIDFFFQPHYNKPWNFLNSAGLQALPSVELKTPAMV, from the coding sequence ATGAAAATCGCAGTTATCGGATGTACACACGCAGGAACCGCAGCCATCGTTAACACCGCCAAATTGTACCCGGATGCTACCATTACAGTGTATGAGCGCAATGACAACATCTCTTTCTTATCATGTGGCATTGCGCTTTATGTAGGTGGCGTCGTGAAAGATCCAGACGGACTGTTCTATTCTTCGCCAAACCAACTGGCCGAGCTCGGTGTCGTTACCAAAATGCTTCATGAAGTGACGTCAGTAGATGCTGCGGGTCACAAACTTCAGGCTAAAAACTTGAAAACTGGGGAAGAATTCGAAGATACCTTCGACAAGCTGATCGTGACCACGGGTTCATGGCCTGTCGTACCGAAACTGGAAGGCATCGAGATGGATAACATTTTACTTTGCAAAAACTACAACCATTCCAACACGATTATTGAGAAAGCCAAACATGCCAAACGCATTACCGTGGTAGGAGCAGGATATATCGGTATCGAGCTGGTAGAGGCTTTCCAAATGAACGGCAAGGAAGTTACGCTGATCGATAGTGTGGACCGGATTTTGAACAAATATCTCGACCCCGAGTTCACGGATGCCATTGAAGAGACGTTGACTGGACACGGCATCAAGCTGGCACTGGGCCAAACTGTACAGAAATTTACCGGTGAGAATGGCAAAGTGAACAAGGTCATTACATCCAAAGGAGAGTTCGATACAGACCTCGTTATTCTGTGCATTGGTTTCCGTCCAAATACCGAGCTGCTCAAAGGCCAAGTGGATATGCTGCCGAACGGCGCAATCATCGTGGATAAATATATGCAAACCAGCCAAAAAGACGTCTTCGCTGCTGGAGACAGCTGTGCAATTCATTACAACCCAACCGGCAAGGCTGCGTACATTCCACTGGCCACCAACGCCGTGCGGATGGGTACACTCGTAGCGCGGAACCTGGTTCGTCCTACGACACCGTACATGGGTACACAAGGCACATCAGGTATTAAAATTTATGAGCAAAATATAGCAGGTACAGGCCTGACGGAAACATCTGCTGCGGATGAGGGCCTGGTGGTTGAGGCTGTAACGCTTGAAGATGCTTACCGTCCAGAGTTCATGCCAACGGCAGAGAAGCTGCTGCTTAAAGTAATCTATGAACAGGCTACGCGCCGCATCGTTGGTGCGCAGGTCATGTCACAGGCTGATCTGACACAGTCGATCAATACGATCTCTGTCTGCATCCAGAACAACATGACGGTAGATGAGCTGGCCTTCATCGACTTCTTCTTCCAGCCACACTACAACAAACCGTGGAACTTCCTGAACTCGGCTGGTCTTCAGGCGTTGCCTTCAGTAGAATTAAAAACACCAGCGATGGTATAA
- a CDS encoding ferric iron reductase, whose protein sequence is MGEINYTWLQQYGRITTAAFDEPIFSMPLSALRHPEQAKLMLETYNEHLRADSIRSAAVYFMHSVRGLMMGVHYMTALCDTYLDLSLENINMQLEVKDGRPAIGFQLNNATEQSHPNLMGGSQVVPSSWCNDVLTAYYGDQLRPMIEGVAVAGGANPGQMWAQLASMLRWFKTTALQMNITETEREAVIQGYEHVIAMSPEILGLKRNLLTFKPVEIDNPHQPGETMLMKPVCCLHHQVYGGQNYCYSCPKLTKAERQERYDAIVAAKSG, encoded by the coding sequence ATGGGAGAAATCAACTACACCTGGTTACAGCAATATGGACGAATAACCACCGCTGCGTTCGATGAACCGATCTTTAGCATGCCTTTGTCAGCATTAAGACATCCGGAGCAAGCCAAGCTTATGCTGGAAACTTATAATGAGCATCTTCGGGCCGATTCTATTCGCTCAGCGGCTGTTTATTTCATGCATTCGGTTCGTGGCCTGATGATGGGGGTTCACTACATGACGGCATTATGTGACACCTATCTGGATCTGTCTTTGGAGAACATAAATATGCAGCTGGAGGTAAAGGATGGCCGTCCGGCGATTGGATTTCAACTGAACAATGCAACCGAGCAATCACATCCGAATCTGATGGGCGGATCACAAGTCGTTCCATCCTCCTGGTGTAATGATGTATTAACAGCATATTACGGTGACCAGCTGCGTCCAATGATTGAAGGCGTGGCTGTTGCTGGTGGAGCAAACCCAGGTCAGATGTGGGCACAACTCGCATCCATGCTGAGATGGTTCAAAACGACAGCGTTACAGATGAATATCACGGAGACGGAACGTGAAGCGGTTATACAAGGGTATGAGCATGTAATCGCGATGTCTCCAGAGATTCTGGGGTTGAAAAGGAATCTGCTAACCTTCAAACCGGTGGAAATTGATAATCCGCATCAACCTGGAGAAACCATGCTGATGAAGCCAGTCTGCTGCTTGCACCATCAGGTGTATGGCGGTCAGAACTATTGTTACAGTTGTCCCAAACTGACCAAGGCAGAGCGGCAAGAGCGTTATGATGCTATTGTGGCGGCGAAGTCAGGCTAA
- a CDS encoding transcription initiation factor TFIID encodes MAAGMEFSSNNALKRNLEKYAAQYATEQESQGSLGDGRSSIHYPALFLFVGDQVAPAVSAVQEINRLKWDNGEGVVYVQIGTENQEDARHRDHDAVQTKHDHYIDGAHSGYAGVNGLSDARNGSTSDDGQVTRHVLPLSTIQTDRPSKTLRKDVHRSFHDSDQALFGLNRTLRRVSNRIAEYGRLYSSFDRIYVTVVTRADDPLNVLLPELTKLTETILAQSFKSVQTDLHVLVSEMEQVDSFGYASAAGLAFLRELDYMQGLDYTFSGNLLVTEDGISIPVTHPASPLFDLVYILSDKNERGTGVPGGWMENAEIICRICLLKNRKQDADSSGSVSSTGANTYNNTSFKNNIRTTSDQHGYASAGFAEIRRPNKPIALAVLYHLYRYLLERMRQEPEWSIKDKLAFLGLDGASVERKVEGILPDEDLVSGMSGIMTHNVSFSDLKPLSLREAERALFGQGAEAYFRDNVVRLAEERVRQRSTEDSLRRKAERSRKEHPEVGYFQWAAWSDSGFGSVREALLGLIRDKSVQLESARALLEQRQQERVEDQSFKRALFRDKQNVRNLIDCLLERVYVPKVELLRQENELQLLRVYDTELEQLHTFSRNVTETLAALERVLRETAVESIAAADEYIGQNVMEYYGKVTETLIADLEAKRGRDVWFEDRYMGDMNRLATEGNERLLQRLMEVCHVMLLTAEPLRVPFEEELLLRANVTITYGDKNVLTRDDLFRRLYRTLEEQAVVRVRVFDYTQEHRYEEKYFFGDHHSAFMDYAAHAEETSRIYKLGVVYEERSSGVEKLNLMGGFHLEDLMVYRNGRVYYDSYTENGYELHPSDLAEKLSPMR; translated from the coding sequence ATGGCGGCCGGGATGGAGTTCAGCTCAAACAATGCTCTGAAGCGCAATCTGGAGAAGTATGCAGCACAGTATGCAACAGAGCAGGAGAGTCAAGGCAGCCTGGGTGATGGTCGCAGCAGCATCCATTACCCCGCGTTGTTCCTGTTCGTGGGTGACCAGGTCGCTCCGGCAGTGTCTGCTGTCCAGGAAATCAACCGGCTGAAGTGGGATAACGGAGAAGGCGTAGTCTATGTACAGATTGGAACGGAAAATCAGGAAGATGCCCGTCATCGTGACCATGATGCCGTGCAAACGAAGCATGACCATTACATCGATGGTGCTCATTCAGGATATGCAGGTGTTAACGGCTTGAGTGATGCAAGGAATGGTAGCACTTCTGATGATGGTCAGGTGACCCGTCACGTGCTTCCCTTGTCCACCATACAGACGGATCGACCTTCCAAAACGCTTCGCAAGGACGTGCATCGCAGTTTCCACGATTCAGATCAGGCACTCTTTGGTCTGAATCGTACCTTGCGGCGGGTGAGTAATCGTATTGCCGAATACGGACGCCTGTATTCATCGTTCGATCGAATCTACGTGACCGTTGTGACCAGGGCGGATGATCCATTGAATGTATTGTTGCCGGAGCTGACCAAGCTGACCGAAACGATACTGGCTCAATCCTTCAAGTCGGTACAGACCGATTTGCATGTGCTGGTCAGCGAGATGGAGCAGGTCGATTCCTTTGGTTATGCAAGCGCGGCGGGACTCGCTTTTCTGCGGGAACTGGATTACATGCAGGGGTTGGACTACACGTTCAGTGGCAATCTGCTGGTTACAGAGGACGGTATCTCCATTCCGGTTACGCATCCTGCTTCTCCATTATTCGATCTCGTATATATTTTGTCAGACAAGAATGAGCGGGGGACTGGCGTACCCGGTGGGTGGATGGAAAATGCCGAGATCATCTGCCGAATCTGTCTGCTCAAGAACCGGAAGCAGGATGCCGACAGCTCTGGTTCCGTCTCAAGCACAGGGGCCAACACGTATAACAATACGTCGTTCAAAAATAACATTCGTACGACCTCGGATCAGCATGGGTATGCCAGTGCAGGTTTTGCCGAGATTAGACGGCCGAACAAACCCATTGCACTCGCGGTGTTGTATCATCTGTATCGTTATTTGCTTGAACGGATGCGGCAGGAACCCGAATGGAGCATCAAGGACAAGCTCGCCTTTTTGGGACTGGACGGGGCTTCGGTAGAACGTAAAGTGGAAGGAATTCTTCCCGATGAGGATCTGGTGAGCGGCATGAGCGGCATTATGACGCATAACGTCAGCTTCTCCGATCTGAAGCCGCTCTCGCTGCGTGAAGCGGAGAGAGCACTGTTCGGGCAGGGGGCAGAGGCGTACTTCCGTGATAACGTGGTCCGTCTTGCCGAGGAACGAGTACGTCAGCGCAGCACGGAAGACTCCCTTCGTCGTAAAGCTGAGCGATCGCGCAAGGAGCATCCTGAGGTTGGCTATTTTCAGTGGGCTGCCTGGAGTGACAGCGGGTTCGGCAGCGTGCGTGAGGCTTTGCTTGGACTGATTCGTGATAAATCGGTGCAGCTTGAATCCGCACGTGCCTTGCTTGAGCAGCGTCAGCAGGAGCGGGTAGAGGATCAGTCGTTTAAACGGGCGTTGTTCCGTGACAAACAGAACGTGCGCAACCTGATCGATTGTTTGCTGGAACGTGTGTATGTGCCCAAAGTTGAATTGCTGCGCCAGGAGAATGAATTGCAGCTGCTTCGTGTTTACGACACAGAGCTGGAACAACTGCATACGTTCAGCCGGAATGTAACGGAAACCCTGGCAGCGTTGGAACGTGTTTTGCGCGAGACAGCGGTAGAGAGCATAGCAGCTGCAGATGAATATATCGGTCAGAACGTAATGGAGTACTATGGCAAAGTGACGGAAACGCTGATTGCAGATTTGGAGGCAAAGCGTGGACGGGATGTCTGGTTTGAGGACCGCTATATGGGGGATATGAACCGTCTTGCCACAGAAGGAAACGAACGGCTCCTGCAACGCCTAATGGAGGTATGCCATGTTATGCTGCTTACAGCAGAACCGCTCCGGGTACCTTTCGAAGAAGAATTGCTATTACGGGCGAATGTTACAATTACCTATGGCGACAAAAATGTACTGACTCGTGATGATTTGTTCCGCCGATTGTATCGTACACTGGAAGAACAGGCTGTCGTTCGGGTAAGGGTATTCGACTATACGCAGGAGCATCGTTATGAAGAAAAATATTTCTTTGGTGATCACCATAGTGCCTTCATGGACTATGCGGCGCATGCAGAAGAAACGTCACGGATCTATAAGCTGGGTGTGGTGTACGAAGAACGAAGCAGTGGTGTGGAGAAGCTGAATCTGATGGGGGGCTTCCATCTGGAAGACCTGATGGTGTATCGCAATGGTCGGGTGTATTACGATTCGTATACGGAGAATGGTTATGAGCTCCATCCCTCCGATCTGGCCGAGAAGCTGTCACCCATGCGTTAA
- a CDS encoding TRAFAC clade GTPase domain-containing protein translates to MSFFSRFLKRQQPEERPLFYDIVCPYCFSKFSPEEVVFRATHHRDDDEDYALGEDAKLNRYRERFGLDTVFDMEAVLAPHDVPEEHRIYSDNIVMGLNDRYGVVTRRRLCPQCHNELPVTAGKAPSNIISIIGASQVGKSVYMTSLIHTLQHYTADHFDAACMPLNAEISRRFRADYEEPLFERGDLLDSTQKEKLQEPFIFQFVFKDEDKAPLTLVFFDVAGEGMVEQDYLGLHGQHIKNSAGILFMVDPLQIRSIRDKIRINLGNEPGEWTPRYDEPRDVVLTMFGDFIAYQDKAKTNIPTAVVLTKSDMLHSLKDEEGDYIKSNSNVFRNMVHRDWFDLTEFENIDGEIRRFIEKVDRPFKGTMDVYFKDTAYFAVSALGSNPVDMKLQGVVSPIRVDEPFLWLLYKLKYIEGRVG, encoded by the coding sequence ATGAGCTTTTTTAGTCGGTTTTTGAAGAGACAGCAGCCGGAAGAGCGGCCGTTGTTTTACGATATCGTATGTCCGTATTGTTTCAGCAAGTTTTCACCAGAGGAGGTTGTATTCCGGGCTACACATCATCGCGATGACGATGAGGACTACGCACTTGGGGAAGATGCGAAGCTGAATCGATATCGCGAACGGTTTGGACTGGATACGGTGTTTGATATGGAGGCCGTGCTGGCTCCGCATGATGTACCTGAGGAACATCGCATCTATTCGGATAACATTGTGATGGGACTGAACGATCGTTACGGTGTCGTTACACGGCGTCGGCTGTGTCCACAGTGTCATAACGAGCTGCCTGTCACAGCAGGCAAGGCACCAAGCAATATCATTTCCATTATTGGAGCATCCCAGGTGGGTAAATCCGTCTACATGACTTCATTGATTCATACATTGCAGCATTACACAGCCGATCACTTTGATGCGGCCTGCATGCCGCTGAATGCGGAGATTAGCCGCCGGTTCCGTGCCGATTATGAAGAACCGCTATTCGAGCGGGGTGATTTGCTGGATTCAACGCAGAAGGAGAAACTGCAGGAGCCGTTTATTTTCCAATTTGTATTCAAGGATGAAGATAAAGCTCCGCTGACACTGGTGTTCTTTGATGTCGCTGGTGAAGGTATGGTGGAGCAGGATTATCTGGGACTTCACGGGCAGCATATCAAGAACTCGGCAGGCATTCTGTTCATGGTGGACCCGCTTCAGATTCGTTCCATTCGGGACAAAATCCGCATCAACCTTGGCAACGAGCCGGGCGAGTGGACGCCAAGATACGATGAGCCGCGTGATGTGGTGTTAACGATGTTCGGTGACTTTATTGCATACCAGGACAAAGCCAAGACGAATATTCCGACAGCCGTTGTACTCACCAAAAGCGACATGCTGCATTCCCTCAAGGACGAAGAGGGCGATTATATCAAATCCAACAGCAATGTGTTCCGCAACATGGTGCACCGCGACTGGTTTGACCTGACCGAATTCGAAAATATCGACGGGGAGATCCGACGTTTTATCGAGAAGGTGGACCGTCCGTTTAAAGGCACGATGGATGTGTACTTTAAGGATACGGCTTACTTTGCGGTGTCTGCGCTGGGAAGTAATCCGGTGGATATGAAGCTGCAAGGTGTGGTCAGCCCAATCCGTGTCGATGAGCCATTCCTCTGGCTGCTGTACAAGCTGAAGTACATTGAGGGGAGAGTGGGATGA
- a CDS encoding ABC transporter ATP-binding protein produces the protein MFRLETSKLDIAYEERLIVEDLNIQIPQGKITALVGANGSGKSTILKTMARIMNPKAGSVLLDGKSIHKQSTREVAKQLAILPQNPTAPEGLTVTELVSYGRFPYQKGFGSMRAEDKRMIEWAIEVTGMTEFHDRPIDQLSGGQRQRAWIAMALAQETDILFLDEPTTFLDMAHQLEVLQLLEQLNATANRTIVMVVHDLNHASRYAHHMIGIKKGKAIATGSPVEVMNSDVLREVFNIEADIVIDPRSGVPLCLPYALAGERQQSAPPEQMVMNSAMVHAGGLTEQRVRHATGS, from the coding sequence ATGTTTCGTCTGGAGACGTCCAAGCTGGATATCGCTTATGAGGAAAGACTGATTGTTGAAGATCTGAATATTCAAATTCCCCAAGGAAAAATCACAGCACTTGTTGGAGCCAATGGTTCAGGGAAGTCTACCATCCTGAAAACAATGGCACGGATCATGAATCCAAAAGCAGGTAGTGTATTGCTCGACGGGAAGTCCATCCATAAGCAGTCCACGCGTGAAGTAGCCAAGCAGCTTGCGATTTTGCCACAAAATCCAACAGCCCCTGAAGGACTTACCGTAACCGAACTGGTGTCCTACGGACGGTTCCCTTATCAAAAAGGTTTTGGTTCGATGCGTGCTGAAGACAAACGCATGATTGAATGGGCTATCGAAGTGACAGGCATGACGGAGTTCCACGATCGTCCAATCGATCAACTGTCTGGTGGACAGCGTCAACGTGCCTGGATTGCCATGGCTCTTGCACAAGAGACAGACATTCTGTTCCTGGACGAGCCAACAACGTTCCTGGATATGGCTCACCAGCTTGAAGTACTGCAATTGCTGGAACAATTGAATGCCACAGCAAACCGTACAATCGTTATGGTAGTGCATGACCTGAACCATGCTTCCCGTTATGCGCATCACATGATTGGTATTAAAAAAGGTAAAGCCATCGCTACAGGTTCACCTGTAGAGGTTATGAACTCCGATGTGCTTCGCGAAGTATTTAACATCGAAGCTGATATCGTGATTGATCCACGTTCCGGTGTACCGCTCTGCTTGCCTTACGCCCTTGCGGGTGAACGTCAGCAATCTGCACCTCCAGAACAAATGGTCATGAACAGTGCAATGGTTCATGCTGGGGGACTGACAGAGCAACGCGTTCGTCACGCGACAGGAAGTTAA
- a CDS encoding glutathione peroxidase has translation MSVYSYQAVTTANQEVPLDLYQGKVLVIANTASKCGLTPQYGELQKLYDRYRDQGLVVLGFPCNQFGGQEPGTSEEAESFCQINYGVNFPVFAKVDVNGEDAHPLFKYLREQQPGVGEDNSIQWNFTKFLVNREGEVVGRVEPKESPEAMTAEIEKLLGV, from the coding sequence ATGTCCGTATATTCGTATCAGGCGGTAACGACCGCAAATCAGGAAGTACCACTCGATCTGTATCAAGGCAAAGTATTGGTGATCGCCAATACGGCCAGCAAGTGTGGACTGACTCCACAATACGGTGAATTGCAGAAGCTCTATGATCGCTATCGTGATCAAGGCTTGGTTGTACTGGGTTTCCCTTGTAACCAGTTTGGCGGCCAGGAGCCGGGTACAAGTGAGGAAGCAGAATCCTTCTGCCAAATCAACTATGGCGTTAATTTCCCCGTGTTTGCCAAGGTCGACGTTAATGGTGAAGATGCACATCCATTGTTCAAGTATCTGCGTGAGCAGCAACCTGGTGTTGGCGAAGACAATAGCATCCAATGGAATTTCACCAAGTTCCTCGTGAATCGTGAAGGTGAAGTTGTAGGACGTGTTGAACCAAAAGAATCCCCTGAAGCCATGACTGCAGAGATTGAAAAGCTGCTTGGCGTATAA